A region of Bradyrhizobium sp. SZCCHNS1050 DNA encodes the following proteins:
- a CDS encoding DoxX family protein — MIDSRTAPYAALLLRLTLGGLFLAHASLKLFVFSPAGTAKFFGSIGLPPELAYLVIAAEILAGIALILGIATRWVALAAVPILLGAIFTVHGSAGFFFNNPKGGWEYPAFWAVTLVIQALLGDGAYALGSLRSGLAGGQLRSAH; from the coding sequence ATGATCGATTCCCGTACTGCGCCTTATGCCGCGCTCCTGCTCCGCCTCACTCTTGGCGGGCTGTTCCTGGCCCATGCCAGCCTCAAGCTGTTCGTCTTCAGCCCGGCCGGCACCGCAAAGTTCTTCGGCAGCATCGGCCTGCCGCCCGAGCTGGCCTATCTCGTGATCGCCGCCGAGATCCTGGCCGGCATTGCCCTGATCCTCGGCATCGCCACCCGCTGGGTCGCGCTCGCCGCCGTGCCGATCCTGCTCGGCGCCATCTTCACCGTGCATGGCTCTGCCGGGTTCTTCTTCAACAATCCGAAGGGCGGCTGGGAGTATCCGGCGTTCTGGGCCGTCACCCTGGTGATCCAGGCCCTGCTCGGCGACGGCGCCTATGCGCTGGGCAGCCTTCGCAGCGGCCTTGCCGGCGGGCAGTTGCGCAGCGCGCATTGA
- a CDS encoding LysR family transcriptional regulator, translated as MLDRLTGLEVLSKVAGCGSLSGAARLLGMSPTMVTKHLAALETRLGTKLFHRTTRRLTITEAGRRYLDLAERVLGDFEAAESAIAADRVEPRGLLRLNVPLAFGTRQIAPLLAGFAALYPGVSVELGLNDRLVDLIEEGWDLAIRIGTLKDSSLVARRLAPCRMMVCAAPSYLAVHGTPRTTADLAGHNCLGYTLAAAGPSRWRMGGKAAVDVTVSGNLRANNGDALLAAALAGQGVIYQPTFIVGDDIRAGRLVPLTLDAPPSDLLAVHAVYLPDRTPSAKVRAFIDHLAAAFAPEPPWDRDLA; from the coding sequence GTGTTGGACCGGCTGACCGGACTGGAGGTGCTCTCGAAGGTGGCCGGCTGCGGAAGCCTGTCGGGCGCGGCCCGCCTGCTCGGCATGTCGCCGACCATGGTGACAAAACACCTCGCGGCGCTGGAGACGCGACTCGGCACCAAGCTGTTTCACCGCACCACGCGCCGGCTGACCATCACCGAGGCCGGACGCCGCTATCTCGACCTTGCCGAGCGCGTGCTCGGCGACTTCGAGGCGGCCGAGAGCGCGATCGCGGCCGACCGCGTCGAGCCGCGCGGGCTGTTGCGCCTCAATGTCCCGCTCGCCTTCGGCACGCGCCAGATCGCGCCGCTGCTCGCCGGCTTCGCCGCGCTCTATCCCGGCGTCAGCGTCGAGCTCGGCCTCAACGACCGGCTGGTCGACCTGATCGAGGAAGGCTGGGATCTCGCGATCCGCATCGGCACGCTCAAGGACTCCAGCCTGGTGGCGCGGCGGCTGGCGCCGTGCCGGATGATGGTGTGCGCCGCGCCGTCCTATCTCGCCGTGCATGGGACACCGCGCACCACGGCCGATCTCGCCGGTCACAACTGCCTCGGCTATACGCTGGCGGCGGCCGGCCCGTCGCGCTGGCGCATGGGCGGCAAAGCCGCGGTCGATGTCACGGTGAGCGGCAATCTGCGCGCCAACAATGGCGATGCGCTGCTCGCGGCGGCGTTGGCCGGACAGGGCGTGATCTACCAGCCGACCTTCATCGTCGGCGACGACATCCGCGCGGGCCGGCTGGTGCCGCTGACGCTCGACGCGCCGCCGTCGGACCTGCTGGCGGTGCACGCCGTCTATCTGCCGGACCGCACGCCATCGGCCAAGGTGCGCGCCTTCATCGACCACCTCGCCGCGGCGTTCGCGCCGGAGCCGCCCTGGGATCGCGATCTTGCGTGA
- a CDS encoding SulP family inorganic anion transporter, with protein MIEQPRHDGNHHWPMLRSLRGWRISALPADLAAGLTLAAIAIPEQMATAKLGGFTPETGFFAFMAGSLGFALFGANRFLSCGADSTITPIFAGGLALLAASGTLEYGSLAAALALLVGVMLVLAGGFRLGGIANLLSVPVTVGFLAGIAVHIIVSQLPGVLGLPSPSGPTLARIATLAGELGKANGYTMLIGFGVLATITVCERISARIPGALIALTASTLFVLSAGLRGRGVPVIGEIAGTVPMPSVPLIGPEQWAKLVPLAFLIAVVVMVQTSATTRSFPSDPDRAADVDRDFLGAGAGSLLAGLFGAFPVNASPPRTGIVVETGGRSQVAGLLAAGIVLLLVLFGARLLANVPEAALGGVLLFVALRIIRVAQITSVYRASKGEFLLILATAVAIVALPIEQGVALGIALSLLHGIWSTTRAHLIAFQRVPDTTIWWPAHPQIKGEELSDIAVVGFQAPLSFLNAATFRADMQRLLRSRKPRLVVFEASAIVEIDFTAAQTLRDVIHICNEAGIVFAVARLESLRAQAAFERFGLYDVLPRERVFHSVDHALRKLRSSASDVHA; from the coding sequence ATGATCGAGCAACCACGCCACGACGGCAACCATCATTGGCCGATGCTCCGCTCGCTGCGAGGCTGGCGGATCAGCGCCCTGCCCGCCGATCTCGCCGCCGGATTGACGCTGGCGGCGATCGCGATCCCCGAGCAGATGGCGACCGCCAAGCTCGGCGGCTTCACGCCCGAGACCGGCTTCTTCGCCTTCATGGCGGGATCGCTGGGGTTCGCGCTGTTCGGCGCCAACCGCTTCCTGTCCTGCGGCGCCGATTCCACGATCACGCCGATCTTCGCCGGCGGCCTGGCGCTGCTCGCGGCCAGCGGCACGCTTGAATACGGCAGCCTCGCTGCGGCGCTGGCGCTGCTGGTCGGAGTCATGCTGGTGCTGGCCGGCGGCTTCAGGCTCGGCGGCATCGCCAACCTGCTGTCGGTGCCGGTCACCGTGGGCTTCCTGGCCGGCATCGCCGTTCACATCATCGTCTCGCAATTGCCGGGCGTGCTCGGCCTGCCGTCACCGAGCGGGCCAACGCTGGCGCGGATCGCCACCCTCGCGGGCGAACTCGGCAAGGCCAACGGGTACACGATGCTCATCGGCTTCGGCGTGCTCGCGACCATCACGGTCTGCGAGCGGATCAGCGCCCGCATTCCCGGCGCGCTGATCGCGCTTACGGCCTCGACCTTGTTCGTGCTCTCGGCCGGGCTGCGGGGACGCGGCGTGCCCGTCATCGGCGAGATCGCCGGCACGGTGCCGATGCCGTCCGTGCCGCTGATCGGGCCGGAACAATGGGCGAAGCTGGTTCCGCTCGCCTTCCTGATCGCGGTCGTGGTGATGGTGCAGACGTCGGCGACGACGCGCTCGTTCCCTTCCGATCCCGACCGCGCGGCCGACGTCGACCGCGACTTCCTCGGCGCCGGTGCCGGCAGCCTGCTGGCCGGATTGTTCGGCGCGTTTCCGGTCAATGCGAGTCCACCGCGCACCGGCATCGTGGTCGAGACCGGCGGCCGGTCGCAGGTCGCGGGCCTGCTCGCCGCTGGGATCGTGCTGCTGCTCGTGCTGTTCGGAGCCCGGCTGCTTGCGAACGTCCCGGAGGCAGCGCTCGGCGGCGTGCTGCTGTTCGTCGCGCTGCGCATCATCCGCGTCGCGCAGATCACAAGCGTCTATCGTGCGTCGAAGGGCGAGTTCCTGCTCATCCTGGCCACCGCGGTGGCCATCGTCGCACTGCCGATCGAGCAGGGCGTCGCGCTCGGCATCGCGCTGTCGCTGCTGCACGGCATCTGGAGCACGACGCGCGCCCACCTCATCGCCTTCCAGCGCGTGCCGGACACGACGATCTGGTGGCCGGCACATCCGCAGATCAAGGGCGAGGAACTGTCCGACATCGCCGTGGTCGGCTTCCAGGCCCCGCTCAGCTTCCTCAATGCAGCGACGTTCCGCGCCGACATGCAGCGCCTGCTGCGCAGCCGCAAGCCGCGGCTGGTGGTGTTCGAGGCCAGCGCCATCGTCGAGATCGATTTCACCGCCGCGCAGACCCTGCGCGACGTGATCCATATCTGCAACGAGGCCGGTATCGTGTTCGCGGTGGCGCGGCTGGAGTCGCTGCGGGCCCAGGCGGCCTTCGAACGGTTCGGCCTGTACGATGTGCTGCCCCGGGAGCGCGTGTTCCACAGCGTCGATCACGCGCTGCGGAAGCTGCGCAGCAGTGCCTCGGATGTGCACGCTTGA
- a CDS encoding GCG_CRPN prefix-to-repeats domain-containing protein produces MRNLFTSALLAATVMLGASAAQAFTLPAQPAAPDSNVERVAGGCGPGWFPDRWGRCRPAPRVYRPYGYGVYGPRTCWVRPTPWGPRRVCR; encoded by the coding sequence ATGCGCAATCTGTTCACCTCCGCCCTGCTCGCCGCGACCGTCATGTTGGGCGCGTCGGCCGCGCAGGCCTTCACGCTGCCGGCCCAGCCGGCTGCTCCAGACAGCAATGTCGAGCGCGTCGCCGGCGGCTGTGGTCCCGGTTGGTTCCCCGACCGCTGGGGCCGCTGCCGGCCCGCCCCGCGCGTCTATCGCCCCTACGGCTACGGCGTCTACGGCCCGCGCACCTGCTGGGTGCGGCCGACGCCGTGGGGACCGCGCCGCGTCTGCCGTTGA
- a CDS encoding FAD-binding oxidoreductase → MATTIPHHDLKRPAPEALKSALDALAARFGNRLITSQAVREQHGHTTTWLPTQPPDGVVLAQETADIQDVVRICAPKGVPIIPFGTGTSLEGQVNAPAGGICIDMRDMNKVLEVHAEDLDCVIQPGITRKTLNEYLRDQGLFFPIDPGADASLGGMASTRASGTNAVRYGTIRENVLALKVVRGDGEIIKTGTRAKKSAAGYDLTHLFIGAEGTLGIICEMTIRLRGIPETIAAASCSFETVRGACQATILAIQTGIPVARIELLNAAQVKACNAYSKLTLPETPLLLLEFHGSEAEVAEQSKNFAEIARECGGGDFAWTTKPEDRTKLWQARHDAYWSVKAIRPGVGVVATDVCVPISRLADCVTETEEDLARLRLTSPIVGHVGDGNFHCSLMCDVDDADEMARGDEFMHRLVERAQAMGGTCTGEHGIGQGKQKYLESELGPEALDAMRAVKQALDPQNIFNPGKIIPAR, encoded by the coding sequence GTGGCGACGACGATCCCCCATCACGATTTGAAGCGGCCCGCGCCGGAGGCGCTCAAGAGCGCGCTCGACGCACTCGCGGCTCGCTTCGGCAACCGGCTCATCACCTCGCAGGCCGTGCGCGAGCAACATGGCCATACCACGACCTGGCTGCCGACGCAGCCGCCGGATGGCGTGGTGCTGGCGCAGGAGACCGCCGACATCCAGGACGTCGTCCGCATCTGTGCACCAAAGGGCGTGCCGATCATTCCGTTCGGCACCGGCACCTCGCTGGAGGGCCAGGTCAATGCGCCGGCCGGCGGCATCTGCATCGACATGCGCGACATGAACAAGGTGCTGGAGGTGCATGCCGAGGACCTCGACTGCGTGATCCAGCCCGGCATCACCCGCAAGACCTTGAACGAATATCTGCGCGACCAGGGCCTGTTCTTTCCGATCGATCCCGGCGCCGACGCGTCCCTCGGCGGCATGGCGTCGACGCGGGCCTCCGGCACCAATGCGGTGCGCTACGGCACCATCCGCGAGAACGTGCTGGCGCTGAAGGTCGTGCGCGGCGACGGCGAGATCATCAAGACCGGCACCCGCGCCAAGAAGTCCGCGGCCGGCTACGATTTGACGCACCTGTTCATCGGCGCCGAGGGCACGCTCGGCATCATCTGCGAGATGACGATCCGGCTGCGCGGCATTCCCGAGACCATCGCCGCGGCGTCGTGCTCGTTCGAGACCGTGCGCGGCGCCTGCCAGGCGACGATCCTCGCGATCCAGACCGGCATTCCGGTGGCGCGCATCGAGCTGCTCAATGCGGCGCAGGTCAAGGCCTGCAACGCCTATTCCAAGCTGACGCTGCCGGAGACGCCGCTGCTGCTCTTGGAGTTTCACGGCAGCGAGGCCGAGGTCGCCGAGCAGTCGAAGAACTTTGCCGAGATCGCCAGGGAGTGCGGCGGCGGCGACTTCGCCTGGACCACCAAGCCGGAGGACCGCACCAAGCTGTGGCAGGCGCGTCACGATGCCTATTGGTCCGTGAAGGCGATCCGGCCCGGTGTCGGCGTGGTCGCGACCGATGTCTGCGTGCCGATCTCCAGGCTCGCGGACTGCGTCACCGAGACCGAGGAGGACCTCGCGCGTCTCAGGCTGACCTCGCCGATCGTCGGCCATGTCGGCGACGGCAATTTCCACTGCTCCTTGATGTGCGACGTCGACGACGCCGACGAGATGGCCCGCGGCGACGAGTTCATGCATCGCCTCGTCGAGCGCGCGCAGGCCATGGGCGGCACCTGCACCGGCGAGCACGGCATCGGCCAGGGCAAGCAGAAATATCTCGAGTCCGAGCTCGGCCCGGAAGCGCTCGATGCGATGCGCGCGGTGAAGCAGGCGCTCGATCCGCAGAACATCTTCAATCCAGGCAAGATCATCCCGGCGCGCTGA
- a CDS encoding thioesterase family protein — protein sequence MSDNAVPIQAGAGPFLSSIMQIEPQWIDYNGHLNMAYYNVMFDRAIDQLWAELGIGPAYMKERQGSTFITECHVRYLREIHLGDPVQVAVWLIGADEKRLHTFEELRHADEGWISASSEGMSVHIDMTKRKVAPFPPDIQANIARVLQAHAALPQPDGLGRAIGMPKR from the coding sequence ATGAGCGATAATGCAGTGCCCATACAAGCCGGCGCGGGGCCGTTCCTGTCGTCCATCATGCAGATCGAGCCGCAATGGATCGACTACAACGGCCATCTCAACATGGCCTATTACAACGTCATGTTCGACCGCGCGATCGACCAGCTATGGGCCGAGCTCGGCATCGGACCGGCCTACATGAAGGAACGGCAGGGCTCGACCTTCATCACGGAGTGCCACGTGCGCTATTTGCGCGAGATCCATCTGGGTGATCCGGTGCAGGTCGCGGTCTGGCTGATCGGTGCCGACGAGAAGCGGCTGCACACGTTCGAGGAGCTCCGCCACGCCGACGAGGGCTGGATCTCGGCGAGTTCGGAGGGCATGTCGGTGCATATCGACATGACCAAGCGCAAGGTCGCGCCGTTTCCGCCGGACATCCAGGCCAACATCGCCCGCGTGCTGCAGGCGCATGCCGCGCTGCCGCAGCCCGACGGGCTCGGCCGCGCCATCGGCATGCCGAAGAGGTGA